CACGCCCCCTTCCGATCCCGAAGTGCCGGGCCAGTCTGGTCATGCACCTGGACATCTTCGACGGCATCGCCTCCGGGTCGGGGACGGTCAGTGGGCGCTGCCGACCGTTCTGGATCGCGGCGATGCGCCAGCCATCCGTGGTGCGGATACACGTCACGATCTGCCGGGACAGTCGCCTCTTGGGCAGCTCGCTGCGCCAGGGCATCAGGACCGACGCGTTGCCGACTAACACCGCGGTGTTGTCGCCGACGAATCGTAGCGACTCGATCTCGCCGACCATGGCCGACCCGGCGAGTACTCCGCGGAACAATCTGTCGTGATTGTCCTGCAGCGATGCCCGGCCGGCTGCCCAGCTGCCGTCGTACGAGACGTAGTCGGCGTCGTCGGTGAACAGTGCGCCGAACTCGACCGTGTCGCCTCGTGTCCATGCAGCGCAGAAGCTCCCGAAGAGTTCACGAACTGCTGCTTCCCTTGTCCGCTCGTCAAACACGACGATCAGTCTCCTTGTTGTGATAGTCTTTCTTTCGCACGAACGAAACACTATGGAGTTGTCATGTCGAAGTCAAGGCCGGTGATCCTCGATGAGCTCTCGACTGCCGGACGGGAGCTCAGCAACGCGGCGGTGCTCTTCCATGCGGCCGTGAGTCGTCAGATGGCAGTCAGCCCGGTCGAGGAGAAAACCCTCGACCTGCTCCAACGCGAGGGGCCCCTGGCAGCGGGCGATATCAGTGCGCGAACCGGGTTGGCGCCTGCCTCGGTGACCGGCCTACTCGACCGACTGCAGCGCAAGGGGTACGTGAGTCGGCACAAGGACGCCACAGATGGGAGACGGGTCGTCGCGGAGGTCGAGCCCGGTCTCGAGGAGCGGTTTGCGCACCTGTTCGAGCCCTTCGCCCAAGCACTCGCCGGCCTCTATGCGAAATACACCGACGATCAGCTCGCCACGATCCTCGACTTCCTCGAGCGGACCGCTCGTCTTCAGTCCGATGCGGCTCGCGCGCTGGCCGAGGTGTCCGCCGACGCGGCGCGAGCGAACCGCTGATGCGATCGCGGACGCACCGATCGGGCGTATCGGCCGCTGTGACTCGTCGTCCTGCAGGCGGCTCCATCCGTCGGGATGCGGTGGAGTTCCGGTTTAACGTCTAGCGTTATTGACGCTTCGCGTTATATGCTGGTCTCGTGATCAGATCTTTCGCTGACCGCGACACGGAGCGCATCTGGCGTCGTGAGCCAGCGAAGCGACTTGATCCGCGAATTCACAAGA
The window above is part of the Pseudactinotalea sp. HY158 genome. Proteins encoded here:
- a CDS encoding SgcJ/EcaC family oxidoreductase is translated as MFDERTREAAVRELFGSFCAAWTRGDTVEFGALFTDDADYVSYDGSWAAGRASLQDNHDRLFRGVLAGSAMVGEIESLRFVGDNTAVLVGNASVLMPWRSELPKRRLSRQIVTCIRTTDGWRIAAIQNGRQRPLTVPDPEAMPSKMSRCMTRLARHFGIGRGREISLP
- a CDS encoding MarR family winged helix-turn-helix transcriptional regulator → MSKSRPVILDELSTAGRELSNAAVLFHAAVSRQMAVSPVEEKTLDLLQREGPLAAGDISARTGLAPASVTGLLDRLQRKGYVSRHKDATDGRRVVAEVEPGLEERFAHLFEPFAQALAGLYAKYTDDQLATILDFLERTARLQSDAARALAEVSADAARANR